CAAAGTAAACACCATCTAACTCCTTATACCAACAGAACTCCACATTCATGCTATCAATTTTGAAACAGAAGTAGTCGATGCAATTGTTAGATACAAACTGGCAAAATCAAACTGAAGGCTGTGCCAGAGATCCTACATAATAGGCGGCATGAGCTAATCTGACGGTTATATTGGAAAAGCCAGTAGCGGTGTTGATTGCTTGGGATTCTCCTCTGCTGCATATCCTCCTCCACTATACAAGATAAGAGTAATTATGGCAATACAAATACAAAACATAGAGAAACAACGTCAATCTATGGTTTTTGTATGGTCACACTTACTAAGAGTTGGCCACCCAGTATGTATATAGTCTTCCATCCATTGGCACAATGTAAAAGGGTTGTTAGACCAGAACAAAAGGAGAACTGTACAAAATTTTGAGCTTTGCTCAACATTTTCTATAACACATACCTTAAGCTGCTTCGATAACTCTTCCCAGAAATCGAGATATTCTAGTTCAATCTCATATTTATGAAAATAATTGCAGTAATCATCCCAATGGACATACTCTCAGCCACCCTACATAAAAATGGATGAAGAACATATAGTTTAGAACTTCTTTTAAGGACAAGCAATAAGTAATTTTAATTATGACCTTAAAGCTATAAAAAGTATGCCGATTATCTTATTATAAAATGCGGCTCAATAGCAACACAAAAAAAATGTACCAGTATTCATCAAAAACAATTTCCTTTCTCTTTAAACTAATTCACCTATGGTCAATAATAGGTGTCTGCCATTCTGAACAACCAATTTCATGAAAGAAGGTAATGACCAGCTAGAAGAGCAACAAGGTGAACATGTCATGCAATGCCATAAAGTCACTTGTTTGCGTATCGCGTCATGAATTGTGCTTTAAGTGTTTCACATTTTAATTAATGCTCAGCCTACATACAGTTTAATTTTTTGTAAAACCAGAGCACACACTGAGATTCCCGTTTAGTTCATGTCATAAAGTTCTAGGCTAGTAGCTAGAATCGTCATCAAATCCTAATTTTGGAGGCCTAAGTCATTGTAATCAGCTCCGAGCCATATTAACACAACAGATCAGAATCAATAATTGCAGGGTTACTCAGGAGTTAATATAATAATACATACGCAATTCTGAGGGACCAAGCGTTGGTAGTTATCCAAGGCAGCAACTGTGAGGTACTTGAAGGACCAATCAAATGTGTAATCTTTTTCAATGTAGACAAGTAAACCCTCATTGTCAAGATAGTCCAGAATGTGATCCCCATCCAGTTTAGTTTCATCTTCCACAAAGCACTTATGCTTTTCCTTGAGACGGCATAGATGATAATCATCTTCCAATTCAGCATCATGCGGGTCATCCTTTCGCCCTTGTTGTGTCACCTGTACACGATGGGATCACTGATGAGCAATGAGGTAAATCAAATAGGAAGCAGGGGTTAATCAAACCAACATGTATGTCTAATAGAACAAGTGAAGCGATATTCAGACGAGCAACATGAATGTGGATATGTAGAACAAGTCGTAACATGTAATGGTAGATAGGAATATGGATGGAACCTTGTAATATTTGATACGGCACAAAACATGGTGAACTTGAAGCTTTTTTATCTGCTCATCGTCCAGTTGAAGAGAAGTGTCAACACGAGGAGGTTCGCAGGGCAGCTGTTCATAGTAACGTTGTAACTCCTCTTGGTCGATGTCCTCTCCCACACCCAATTCATTCAGTTGCTGGATTAAAAGGTCCGCTTCTTGAAACCTTTATCATCATTTCCTCTGTAAGATGTCTTTTTTTCGTCATCAGTAAGTTCTTCGCTATGATGGGCAGCAGAGTTGCCACCCAAAGAAAGACCAGCACGAGCATCATTGGAGCTTGTTCTTCTGAGCTTCTCATTAGCACGTAGGGTGGTCCTGTCTTGCAGTTGGTAGTTCTGTGATGGAGCCAGCTCTTTGGGTGCCCGATGGATGACGCAACTGCTGAGAAGGCCCAGTCCTCTCCTTTCTATAGCTTTTCTGTGCCATCTTCTGTTCACTTGAGCCCCCACCTGTTTTCCCCTTTGTGCGAGAGCACCTCTCGATTCGATGGGTGCCAAGCCTGAGGTCGCGGGATTTGATGGGAGATGTATGTAGGTTTGGCCGGGGGAAGAAGGTCGGTTTCCCTCTCCGATGGGGAAACGAgtccgaggcggcgggcggcggcttgcCGAGGAGGATCATCAAGTCCACGTCCATCAGGCAAAGGGAACGGCACGACACGTGGCTGGCACCTGTGTCGTTAGCGAATGCCCGCCCATGAGGTTCTGGTGGGCTCGAAGGTAATAGAGGCCTTCGTTTCTCGAAAGCCCAATTTATTTAGGCCCGTCGCCCGCCTAGCAAAATACGCGGAtcctaaaaaaagaaattataaACACTCACAATTTTGATGTCAAATGTCCTCTTCTCTTGTAGAACTAATTTTCCTTTCCAAAGAGCACGAAGAAGACGAACGCACCACACTAAGTGTCACACACCACACATACTCCTAACCAATCCCtctcaaattataaatcatttcaatatttctagattcataattttACTTATATATATGCTGTACAGTAAAagatatgaacttagaaaacaaaagatgatgtataatttggaatggagggagtatatgctaATCACTATCAAAATTTATCAAGTCACGGCTGCAGTGTTTTGAAGGCAAATTGGGGGGTTTGTTTCTGATGTGAATGTGATTGCGTCTTATCGCTCGCTTGGGGATGATCGCGCTATATGAGTGGTTGATTCTCTCAAGCTGAACTTCACTGGCATGGAAGAAGGCGTTCGTGAGACTGTAGGTCTGACCGTGTCCCATGCCGCGCCATAGAAGCTCAGCGGACCAAGGCCATCGAGACTAGATGGAGACGAGGTCGAGCCCTCGTGGCGTTCGTCCCGATCGGTGCCCCAAtatagggcgtgattggttgggCGCATCACCACCTATCCAGGCTCCCGGCATACAACCTTGGGGTGATTGGTTGCCTGGTCTTGGCAGTGGGCCTAGCCCGTGGCGTGCAAAAGGGGACCCTAAGCCTGGCTCCCGGGATGTAGCAAAAATCCTCGTTTCCCCAGAGCCAGGCTCGCTTGGTACGGCAGTGGGCACGCGGGTGGCGAAAATGGTCACGCGCGTGCAGGCGGGAAGGAGCGCGGAAAGGATTGGGTTACCGCCCCGATTTCACACCATTCGCCGGCTATATATCCTcacctctccccctccctcacGCTCACTCGCCATTTTCATTGTCACCAAGCAGGTgagcttcttcctctcctctcagATATGTTTGCTCTGTTTTCCTCTTCATCCCCGAGCACGGCTAACCATTCCTCCTCCTATTCTTTGATTTGCAATGGAGATTTCTTGCAAATCTGTGCTGCAAGGCAAGtaattcccccctcccccctcctctcttGAGTTCTTGTTTACCTAACCCTAGATCCTGTGAAAATACCATCGATTCGCTAATTGTACCATCTCAAATGTGTAGATCCTCGCTGGATTTGCATTCTTTGGTTGTTTCAAGGTAAAGATCTAAATTCTGTGGCCTTGGATTTTGATTTCTATAGATCCATAATAGTTTCTGATATGCACCATGGTTAAAATCGAGTCTATTTTTTTGTGCAGGGCTTCAGATCTGCTATTCCTCCCTCACTTCCCATCTGATCTGTTGGTTGACCGGCTCCCTGCTGTTGTTGTGGTACATAAAgcattaacccatcctcctatcTCCTCTCACAAGTTTTGTGGTCACGCTTATATTATTGTGCGGTGCTCTGTTGGATTTGCTATATTCATGCTTGATGGGAAAAGCTTATTCAGTGATGCCTTGTTTGTTCTGTTAATCTGAGCATTTGTCCATGTCAGTGATGCCTTTCCTATAATTCTGAGCATACTTGTCCATATCAATGATGACTTAACTATTTAATTTGAGCATACTTATCCATGTCAATGATGCATCTCCTATTAATCTGAGCATACTTGGCCATGTCaatgatattttttatgttgaaaTGAGCACTTGTCCATGCATGTGATGGTGCTTCATGTTAATCATAGTAGTAGATTATTTTTTGTGCATACAATTAGGCTATGCTACTTGTTTTCATTTATATAGATGGCTTGGGAAGACAAGAGGCGCATGCTAATTATTTAGGTAGCTTCTCTAGTCAATGATATGTATGCATTCTTCGTGAGTAGGATTAGAATGGGTCAACTTTCACGACCTCGGATTACCTATGCCCCAATGAGTGCTATGGATGAGAAAGGCAAAAAAACTTGGATAAAATTTATAACTGCAATGATGTTGAGTGTGTAAATATGCTTCGCATGAGAAGAGCCCCTTTCTTTATGCAATTTGCTTAGGGATAGAAACTTGCTTAGAGATAGCATGCATAGCAGCGTTGAAGAGCAAGTTGCAATATTTTTTCATGTTGTTGGCCACAACCAACGTTTTAGAGTTATACACTAAAATTGGAGGAGGTCTATGGAAACCGTGCTTAGATATTTCAAGGAGGTGCTCTACGCTATTGGGGAACTTAGGCATGAGATGATTAAGCCTCCATCTAATGAGACACCACTTAAGATCACAAACTGCCACAGATAGTATCCATATTTTAAGGTAATGAATAAATCATAGAGGATCCCACAAGGTAATTAACTTAGCACAGGTAAAAAAAGTTACAACCTACAAAACTTTAGGACTAATGCACTTGTATACACTTTTTCTAGGGAAATTCTACCTagtagatgctggatatgcatgTCGTCCTGGATTCCTTCCTCCTTACAGAGGCACTAGATACCATCTTAATGAGTTTGGTGGTAGAAACTATCCAACCAATTCAAGAGAGTTGTTCAATTTGAGGCATTCAAGTCTGCGTGTAACAGTTGAGAGGGCATTTGGGGCTTTGAAAAATTGATTTTCGCATTATTGACAACAAATCATTTCATCCATTCAAGACACAAGTCAAATTGGTACTTGCATGTTGCATTTTACACAACTGGATACTTGGGCATGGAACAGATGAGGTTATTCCTCCTGAGTCATCTTGGGAGCCCAACAATAATGGCTCTCATGGCCATGGGTTCCCATGGATGACAACTCAACATGGGCTACAATGAGGGATGAATGGGCTAATCACATGTGGGCCAATAGAAGTCATGCTTACATCTAGAATCATGTACTAGGCTATTTCCCTTTGTATTCTAGATAATGAACTTTGTATTCAGCTCTAAACTTTGTATCCTGCTTTGACTATGCATGCATTGGATAAGTTGCTGTGATGAATAATTGCTTTTATTTACATATACCTGAGGCATTGGACAAGTTGTTGTGATGATTAATTGCTTTTATTTACAAATACATGAGGCATTGGACAAGTTGCTATGATGATTAATTGATTTTATTTACATATACCTTTATGCATTAGGAGATGGCACAAGAGAATGTTCACTTTGACTTGGTTGAGGAGCTTGGGGCTGTCGAAGCTGCTACCCAAGCTGCTATCCAATTAGTCTTAGTTCTAtacataaaaaatattattgaatgaatttgaatttttgtaTATGAGGACATAAGGATAACATGATTTTACCTATGGGATATCTATATGTTGATATTGACCTTTGAAAAATCTTGGGCGATTGGAGAAAGACCATTGTGCCCCCTTAGAGTTACACCTCATTCTTTTTCCTCTATGCATCGATTATAATAGTCTCCCTTACTCCTCACCACGATTTCGACATGTCATGGGGTTTAATTAATTTCATATGAGTGTCACAGACACGAAAACACTTTTCTAGAGAAAAATTACCaattttaaataataaaaatgaataaagacggactttttctccttttctgaCATCACTTGTTATTAGGAGCCGTGCATGTTTGGTGTTTCCTTTGGTCATGTGCTAGTGTACTATACTGAAAAATGTGATGCTGAACTAAAATTATACTGAGACATTTGAAGCACAACTGATTACATATTGCAGGATAGTATTCTGAAAATCAAAGCATGTCGTGTAAAATTAAAAGTACACAGCTACTTCTTCCATGGCTTAGCATGTGTATATCCTCTCCAATCACAACCCATAGTGCTGCCCCTCTTTGTTGTTAAACATTGTACCAGTTATTGATAAGAAGATAATATATCATCAATTGTCACTCTTGTAATGATCATTAAATTTGTTGGCATCTTCTGCTGCTAGTCTGAAGTCTCAGAATCAAAAGACCCCTTGAGCAACATGACCTTCCGAAATTCCCTACACGATGGAACGCAAACCCCTTGCTGCCGCGGAGCATCTCGCTGGCTAGGAGAAGCTGAGCTATGGATACCTCTCGGTGCGTATGATCTTAACGCGCATTGGTCTGCGCCCCCGTTCCGTTGGACACGCTGAATCCGCACAAGCATGCCGCTGAAGTGACAGGACTATGGTGAAGCGTTGCACAACAACATCGCCTCCCGATGCCTCCCAGTCACAGGCCTATGTGTATCTCCCATGGAGGATCGATGAACCTTAAAGATCGCAAAAGTATGCAGACGTGTACGTGGGGAATATCTGCAAGGTGCTGCGGCCTGCGGATGAAGCAGAGCGTAGTGAATAGAGGTGGAACGGGGCTTCATCATCTCAGTAAGTATGATGGAACACAAATTGTTTGTGTCCTGTCTACGTTGGCCACATCGTGCTCTTTGTTATCTAGTTTTTTATATTGGACGACAACATTGTCTCCTGATGCATCGCAAGCCAATGACTACGCCTCGTGCAGAGAAATGAACGGAATCTAGGAGCTCTCCAAGGTGTGCGAGTGGAGGAGCGAGATCACTGTGTAACCGTGAATAGCTAAGTGAGAAGATAACCCTTGTGACGACTTGAGAAGTTGAGAGCTGTAAGCTTTGTTTTACTTTTATATAGGCACACATCTTCCATTGGAGATAATTAACAagcagcctttttttttttctccaatcAAAGCTTGCAAGGGGGACGAGTATGACCAGGGCATCACGCTCATTCATTGTTGCGCAACAGCTGCTGAAGAAGATCACATGCCATCGACGAATCGCAGCCACCGCACTCGCGGTTGCAGTGGCAGCACACGCGATCCGCCGCCAGCCATCGCCTGCCTTTCCGCGGTACCTCCATTAACTCGACAGATTTTCCGTTGTCATGGTGAGGGATTTCTGTGATTCTGAAGTTGGATCGCTGGACAGATCATCAGGGGCCGATCGCCAACCCAATCAACAATTCAGCGACGGATCAATTGAATATAGCATGGTCAGTGCTTCACTGAACTATAGCTTTGGCATGATTCATGATTGAGCTATGCTAATGCTAGGCTGAATTCTTGAACAAGCAAACGTGCTACTAACTtttcagagaaaaaaaatgtgctACAGCTGTCAAGAATTCCAGGTGGAAGGTcagatgaaaaaaaatcagttcaCAACTGAGATCAAGATAAGCGTAACAGAGATGACAGATTGACAGTAATCGTCATTGCAGTTCCCCTCAAGTTTCTTTTATTGAAAAATCAGACTGATATTTGCGCATCCATGCTCTCTCTCTGAAGATACAAATCGTCTATATCTGTCATTTCTCTTTGATCAGAATGTCCAGCAGGCTAGCACATTGGCGATTAGCCAAGCCATTTGTTCTCGACAAGCTCTGTGAGACAGAAGAGAATTTCTGTTTTCAACATGACGCATAAGCTAAAGAAAGGGAGGAACCTGCACTGCACCGGAGGCAGGAGATGATTCCGAGGAAAACACATGGCGTTTATCTGCTCATCGCTTGTTCTTGTTCCGATTCCTGGTGTGTTGGTGATCCTGTGGTTCATTCTTGACCTGAATCGTTCCGATTTCTTCTCCAGTACCGTCAGGCCAGGACCGGGAACCCTGGAGCAACTTAAGCTTCTGAATCCACACAAGCCGGGTGGTGCATCGACAGAGCCGGTGTGAAGCGTTGCTCAACTAAATCGTCTCCCGATGCCTCACAGGCCTATGCATGCGTATCTCTCCTATGGAGAACTGATGAAATTAAGAGATTTCCAAGGCATGTAAACGTGTACGTGGAGGATATATCACGGGCTCTTTTAGAGTAGGCTAAAGTGAGAACCGAGAGTGATGACATGACTACATGAGATAGGTAACCCTTGTGACTCAGGAGTTGATATGGCTTTTATAGGCGCACGTTTTCCATGGGAGAGAATTAACATGCTCTGCCAAGATGAACAACCCATCTGACTACTGTACCACAATACCATATTGTAGAGTACGCAAATGTGATGCTTACAGTGCATTATGCATGAACTGAGGAACCTAGTTCTCAAGAGGAACCAAAATTTAAGAGCTCTAAGCCTATGCACGATATTTGGTCTTGGAAATGCACGACCATATTAGAACATCTTTTACACTAGAGGTTATCTGAATTTGTACCAGAAACTTGATTCATTCATGCAGTCTGATCACACCAGCTAAATGTCTAACACAATCGTTCAACAAATTAAATGTGGAGGTTCTTTGCGGACGCAGAGTGTACTGCACGCTACTCTTTATTTGCGCACATCACATTCACGCCTGGTGGCAACACTAAACCCACGCTAGGAAGATAATGCACTGAAGTATCTATATCGATGATTTGCTCGACAACGTGGTCCCCTGATGCCTCGCAAGCCTATGAATATCTCGGGAGAAGAAAATGGATGGGATCAAGGAGGAATTTCCATATACAACTGAGAGTAGCTAAGCGAGAAGGTAACCCTTGTGACTTTGCGAGTTTGTAAGCTTTGCGTTGCTCTTTATAGGCACGCATGCATTTTTCATGGCAGTAAAAAACTTGCTGCGCAGACGACAGGACGGAGGAACATGAGTAGCATTATTCGACATTCATTTAGCGCGCGCGACATATTCATGCTCAATTACAGTGGGCGCTGCCATTCATTTGATTTTCACATGGAATTCTGATTCAGTCGGTTATTGTGATTGTACCGGTGTACTACACGATGGCTCAGCATTTCCAGTGCGTAGTGCAGTGCAGTCCTTGTAATTGTCTGTCATCCTCGGTCAGCAGTATCAGCGTCGGCGACGTCAGGAGGTGCAGGATTCATCGTCTAGCTACCTTGTTATAGTTTGGAAGCTTTCCTCGGTTAAGATTGAGTTGGTTCAGGAAAGTTATTAGAGATAGAATTGGGGTTAGTTTGGAATCTTGTCAGTTCAGTACTCGTGGAGATCAGACTATATATTGTAATCTCGTTTTGATTAACGGGACAGGAAGTTCAAACCCCAGCAAACCACACGTATCTCTGTTGGTCGCGACGAACCACGGCACCGTCCAGTTGATCGTCCGTATTGTGGTCGCGTTGTCACAACCTTTGCCCTTGCCACTTCCCATGCACAATCCCCGCTGCTAGTGTGGAGTCACAGTCTGGAAGCGCTTAGCCTCCCACTACGTGCAGGAAGGAACACACGTCCACGCCAGAGGATGTGCTTGCTGCGCAAGAGCATCTCACCCAAGTATGATCTCAACACATATGGTCCGTGGCCCGTTCCGTTAGCCGTGCTGAATCCACACAAGCCAGGAGGTGGTGTGAAATAGCAGTACCGAAGAGTTGCTGAGCAACATCGTCTCCCGATGCCTCACAGGCCTAAGCTGAATGTATCTCCCAAGGAGAAAAAAATTGATGAAACGAAGAGATTTCCAATGTACGTAAACGTGTAGGTGTAGGTGGCCGGGTGTGATGATATGGGAAGGTATTGTAAACTTAGTATGCCTTTTATAGCTAGGCGCACATTTTCCATGGGAGATACTATTCATCAACATGCTCAACCAAGAGGCCATAGGAGCCCACACAAAGGCTGCAAGTGCATGATACACCCAGCACACACGATTCATTGGAGTAGTCTTTTTCACTTAATTGCTCACATGATTGGGCGTTACAGCTCATTGAGTTCACATATTTCATTTCGATTCGGTGCAGTAATGTGATTCTACCGCGATACCATTTTGTAGTACGCCAGCACGATAGCTCGACACATGCAAAGTTCATAGTGCATTATGCAAGAACCtagtgttcaagaaaaaaattagCTGTGAATGTGTACCAAGATCTTGTTCGCCCCTGCAATTTTCCATGGCCTTTATGCCACAAATCCTACTCTTATCGCCCTGCCTCCTGCCCACGTATGTCGAGCCCCCTAGGCTCTAAGCGAGGGCCTAGTGATTTTTCGCAACGACACTGATTTAGGTTTAGAATAGATATTGTGGAAAAAATGCAACTAACACCTATCTTCCAACCATGCTATGCCAAATTCTACAGGATAGCTAATTCAGATATTGACCAGCAATCATAAAATGTGTGTTCATGGCTGGCCTCTACTTGCAGGGAAGATGCATGTAAACTCCACCTGTGTGTGATGATAACCAAAATCCTGGTACGCGCGCCGCTACCCAACTACAGCGAACGGACACGCGTCGTGCAAAGACTCGACACACGTGCGACCCTATACGTTCCAGGCTGCCGCCCCTCCGTCCCCTTCCTTCAGACGGCGACCGCTCAAGGACCAGGATGGCCGGGtgaaggcggccgcggcgggaggTGGATTCAGCGGCCGCGggccggtggccgccggcggccttaGAGGATGGTCGGGGGTGGCGACGGCCCGGCGGTGGTTGCGGGTTGccgggcggcgatggcgccgccggccgggtggTGAAGGATCCCCGgtgggcggtgccggcggcgggggcgaatCACGGCAACGGTTAGGGAAGGGCGGGGTGGGAGGCGGGCGGAGCGGCACGGCGGCGTGGTCGCCGCTGGCCGCGGACTGTGGTGGAGGAAcatggaaagaaaaagaaagaagaacgaAGAAGACGAACAGTAGGAGGACCGTTCAGTCGCCGCTAACCCGTCGCGACGAACGCGCGTCGACTAATGGCCCCGGATGATAACCCTTCAATGGGAGAGTTCACTATGACTAATTCTAAGATTTCGTCGTTATTTAGCATCCCAAATTGTATGATCAAAGTAGGCCAATTTGGATATGGCCTGAACAACTTTGTGTCCACCAGAAATTTTTTAAATATTGGACTCCTATATATTACCATATTATATGATAGCTAGGTTGCTTGGAGATTGCCAATTAATTGTGATCGTCACTTGTTCAGGACGAGCAGTACACTCTTATGTGTAGTCTTCTTCAGAACTAACAGGCTGCCTGGGCAAGTGAAGTTCAATCTGGATGACCTAAGGAACGAGTCAGCTGGACCTCCCTGGAGTCTCTtgggcctggtttggttcaatgacttaaatttaagcacccgtcacatcgaatgtttagatattaattaggagtattaaacgtagactatttacaaaaccgattacataagtggaggctaaacggcgagacgaatctattaagcctaattagtccatgatttgataatgtattgctacagtaaacatttgctaattatggattaattaggcttaatagattcatctcgccgtttagcctccacttatgtaatgggttttgtaaatagtctacgtttaatacctctaattagtatctaaatattcgatgtgacaagtgctaaaaataagcaaagggaacaaaCGCCACCTTAGTTTGGTGTGTACCCGGTCCAGCGGCGTGCAAACGGCAACTCCGGCCGGCTGTGGACACGTTAGCTCCGGTGGACCCATGCAAGGCAGATGGTGCACTAAAGAAAGTATCCTGATTACGGAATTGTTCAACAGCATGGCCCCTGATACCTCGCCAGCCTACGTGTCTCGAAATGGATGAAATCGTGGAGGAATTTCCATAGGGTGTAAACGAAGATCACTATACAACTGAGAGTATCTA
This portion of the Setaria viridis chromosome 7, Setaria_viridis_v4.0, whole genome shotgun sequence genome encodes:
- the LOC117862682 gene encoding uncharacterized protein translates to MDVDLMILLGKPPPAASDSFQEADLLIQQLNELGVGEDIDQEELQRYYEQLPCEPPRVDTSLQLDDEQIKKLQVHHVLCRIKYYKVTQQGRKDDPHDAELEDDYHLCRLKEKHKCFVEDETKLDGDHILDYLDNEGLLVYIEKDYTFDWSFKYLTVAALDNYQRLVPQNCYVHWDDYCNYFHKYEIELEYLDFWEELSKQLKWMEDYIHTGWPTLKWRRICSRGESQAINTATGFSNITVRLAHAAYYVGSLAHMNVEFCWYKELDGVYFEIWKRVTKLRFAKSFREALDDVYKLDKFPLRHHLMKYALESNCFEMEMEFRNCTEGITEVTEEKAQELIADAITKLRTRPKFYAQYIRKKMEIARAIGIIPPVSH